A single genomic interval of Helianthus annuus cultivar XRQ/B chromosome 13, HanXRQr2.0-SUNRISE, whole genome shotgun sequence harbors:
- the LOC110898177 gene encoding lipid droplet-associated hydrolase isoform X3, whose translation MLLIMGPPVMLSFTPQIRFSSAIASISSKISQMGHEKSQLLRPKSDALPNFRFCNVSGRKTELVEIHPTNPRFHILFVPGNPGVISFYTDFLESLYEQMGEAASITAIGHISHSEKDWEHGNVFTLKEQIDHKINFIEQELQDLKVPLILVGHSIGSFMSLEIFKQIPEKVAYFIALYPFLAVNARSQQQSIIKKISRSRLQSNLISATVALLGFLPISVSRFIAKMSLGKSWSATAIDALCKGVLKYHTMCNVLYLAMTEFEEVVKQVPDAVVEVEKEGHTHSFCCTVSGSVWVARHVATLINKTML comes from the exons ATGTTACTGATTATGGGTCCGCCGGTGATGCTCTCTTTCACTCCCCAAATTCGTTTCAG TTCTGCAATTGCATCTATCAGCAGTAAGATTTCTCAAATGGGTCATGAGAAATCACAACTACTTCGCCCCAAATCAGATGCTCTTCCCAATTTCAGATTCTGCAACGTTTCTGG TAGGAAGACAGAGTTAGTTGAGATTCATCCCACAAATCCCAGATTTCATATCCTTTTTGTTCCTGGAAATCCAG GAGTGATTTCATTTTACACCGATTTTTTGGAGTCCCTTTATGAGCAAATGGGAGAGGCCGCTTCTATAACGG CAATTGGGCATATATCACACTCGGAAAAG GATTGGGAGCACGGAAATGTGTTCACATTAAAGGAACAAATAGATCACAAG ATCAATTTCATCGAGCAGGAATTGCAAGATCTTAAAGTCCCTCTTATTTTG GTGGGACACTCGATTGGGTCGTTTATGTCATTGGAAATATTTAAACAAATTCCTGAAAAG GTTGCGTATTTTATTGCTCTATACCCATTTTTGGCAGTAAATGCAAGATCTCAGCAACAGTCTATTATAAAGAAAATTTCAAG GTCCCGGCTTCAATCTAATCTGATCAGTGCGACAGTCGCATTGTTAGGATTCCTACCAATTTCCGTATCGAGATTTATAGCAAAAATGTCGTTGGGGAAATCGTGGTCCGCTACTGCTATCGATGCTCTTTGTAAAGGCGTTCTTAAG TATCATACAATGTGCAATGTGCTTTATTTGGCCATGACTGAATTTGAAGAG GTGGTAAAGCAAGTGCCAGATGCTGTAGTGGAAGTGGAAAAGGAGGGTCACACCCATTCTTTTTGCTGCACCGTGTCTGGTTCAGTGTGGGTGGCTCGTCATGTTGCAACCTTGATCAATAAAACTATGCTTTGA
- the LOC110898177 gene encoding lipid droplet-associated hydrolase isoform X1: MLLIMGPPVMLSFTPQIRFSSAIASISSKISQMGHEKSQLLRPKSDALPNFRFCNVSGRKTELVEIHPTNPRFHILFVPGNPGVISFYTDFLESLYEQMGEAASITAIGHISHSEKDWEHGNVFTLKEQIDHKINFIEQELQDLKVPLILVGHSIGSFMSLEIFKQIPEKVAYFIALYPFLAVNARSQQQSIIKKISRSRLQSNLISATVALLGFLPISVSRFIAKMSLGKSWSATAIDALCKGVLKYHTMCNVLYLAMTEFEELVKVPDWEFMRKKKNKIAFLYGDDDHWAPLYMHDEVVKQVPDAVVEVEKEGHTHSFCCTVSGSVWVARHVATLINKTML, encoded by the exons ATGTTACTGATTATGGGTCCGCCGGTGATGCTCTCTTTCACTCCCCAAATTCGTTTCAG TTCTGCAATTGCATCTATCAGCAGTAAGATTTCTCAAATGGGTCATGAGAAATCACAACTACTTCGCCCCAAATCAGATGCTCTTCCCAATTTCAGATTCTGCAACGTTTCTGG TAGGAAGACAGAGTTAGTTGAGATTCATCCCACAAATCCCAGATTTCATATCCTTTTTGTTCCTGGAAATCCAG GAGTGATTTCATTTTACACCGATTTTTTGGAGTCCCTTTATGAGCAAATGGGAGAGGCCGCTTCTATAACGG CAATTGGGCATATATCACACTCGGAAAAG GATTGGGAGCACGGAAATGTGTTCACATTAAAGGAACAAATAGATCACAAG ATCAATTTCATCGAGCAGGAATTGCAAGATCTTAAAGTCCCTCTTATTTTG GTGGGACACTCGATTGGGTCGTTTATGTCATTGGAAATATTTAAACAAATTCCTGAAAAG GTTGCGTATTTTATTGCTCTATACCCATTTTTGGCAGTAAATGCAAGATCTCAGCAACAGTCTATTATAAAGAAAATTTCAAG GTCCCGGCTTCAATCTAATCTGATCAGTGCGACAGTCGCATTGTTAGGATTCCTACCAATTTCCGTATCGAGATTTATAGCAAAAATGTCGTTGGGGAAATCGTGGTCCGCTACTGCTATCGATGCTCTTTGTAAAGGCGTTCTTAAG TATCATACAATGTGCAATGTGCTTTATTTGGCCATGACTGAATTTGAAGAG CTTGTAAAGGTGCCAGATTGGGAATTTAtgagaaaaaagaaaaataagaTTGCATTCTTGTATGGTGATGATGATCATTGGGCCCCATTGTACATGCATGATGAG GTGGTAAAGCAAGTGCCAGATGCTGTAGTGGAAGTGGAAAAGGAGGGTCACACCCATTCTTTTTGCTGCACCGTGTCTGGTTCAGTGTGGGTGGCTCGTCATGTTGCAACCTTGATCAATAAAACTATGCTTTGA
- the LOC110898177 gene encoding lipid droplet-associated hydrolase isoform X2, translating into MLLIMGPPVMLSFTPQIRFSSKISQMGHEKSQLLRPKSDALPNFRFCNVSGRKTELVEIHPTNPRFHILFVPGNPGVISFYTDFLESLYEQMGEAASITAIGHISHSEKDWEHGNVFTLKEQIDHKINFIEQELQDLKVPLILVGHSIGSFMSLEIFKQIPEKVAYFIALYPFLAVNARSQQQSIIKKISRSRLQSNLISATVALLGFLPISVSRFIAKMSLGKSWSATAIDALCKGVLKYHTMCNVLYLAMTEFEELVKVPDWEFMRKKKNKIAFLYGDDDHWAPLYMHDEVVKQVPDAVVEVEKEGHTHSFCCTVSGSVWVARHVATLINKTML; encoded by the exons ATGTTACTGATTATGGGTCCGCCGGTGATGCTCTCTTTCACTCCCCAAATTCGTTTCAG CAGTAAGATTTCTCAAATGGGTCATGAGAAATCACAACTACTTCGCCCCAAATCAGATGCTCTTCCCAATTTCAGATTCTGCAACGTTTCTGG TAGGAAGACAGAGTTAGTTGAGATTCATCCCACAAATCCCAGATTTCATATCCTTTTTGTTCCTGGAAATCCAG GAGTGATTTCATTTTACACCGATTTTTTGGAGTCCCTTTATGAGCAAATGGGAGAGGCCGCTTCTATAACGG CAATTGGGCATATATCACACTCGGAAAAG GATTGGGAGCACGGAAATGTGTTCACATTAAAGGAACAAATAGATCACAAG ATCAATTTCATCGAGCAGGAATTGCAAGATCTTAAAGTCCCTCTTATTTTG GTGGGACACTCGATTGGGTCGTTTATGTCATTGGAAATATTTAAACAAATTCCTGAAAAG GTTGCGTATTTTATTGCTCTATACCCATTTTTGGCAGTAAATGCAAGATCTCAGCAACAGTCTATTATAAAGAAAATTTCAAG GTCCCGGCTTCAATCTAATCTGATCAGTGCGACAGTCGCATTGTTAGGATTCCTACCAATTTCCGTATCGAGATTTATAGCAAAAATGTCGTTGGGGAAATCGTGGTCCGCTACTGCTATCGATGCTCTTTGTAAAGGCGTTCTTAAG TATCATACAATGTGCAATGTGCTTTATTTGGCCATGACTGAATTTGAAGAG CTTGTAAAGGTGCCAGATTGGGAATTTAtgagaaaaaagaaaaataagaTTGCATTCTTGTATGGTGATGATGATCATTGGGCCCCATTGTACATGCATGATGAG GTGGTAAAGCAAGTGCCAGATGCTGTAGTGGAAGTGGAAAAGGAGGGTCACACCCATTCTTTTTGCTGCACCGTGTCTGGTTCAGTGTGGGTGGCTCGTCATGTTGCAACCTTGATCAATAAAACTATGCTTTGA